Proteins from one Triticum aestivum cultivar Chinese Spring chromosome 7A, IWGSC CS RefSeq v2.1, whole genome shotgun sequence genomic window:
- the LOC123153530 gene encoding BTB/POZ and MATH domain-containing protein 1-like, with product MASARTNLTDVVRSVRLLRVNGYCMTKTMDSLEGCIRSRWNVYGYDWEIRLYSAGLPGHHSMYLSWIAAELFFLGEARTRNVKATLGCRLVDPRGKLKPSEEKRHSGKFKNPQDTSHPILLIEKSYLERSAYLRDDSFTVQCTITVLKEIPDLTAISVRGIMDVPSSNLHEHLGELLRSGAGADVTFLVSGESFAAHKAILAARSPVLMAEFFGQMKERSSRDAEVKDMEAAVFKAMLHFVYTDTAPELADEKTETVTAMAQHLLAAVDRYGLDRLKLICEGRLSGGISVDTAATTLALAEQHNCSLLKAKCLEFIVRTPATLDAVMATDGYEHLEASCPLVLRELLKSARGRKRS from the coding sequence ATGGCAAGCGCCCGCACGAACCTCACCGACGTCGTGCGCTCGGTGCGGCTGCTCAGGGTCAACGGCTACTGCATGACCAAGACCATGGACAGCCTCGAGGGCTGCATCAGATCCAGGTGGAACGTCTACGGGTACGACTGGGAGATCCGCCTGTATTCCGCAGGGCTGCCCGGCCACCATTCCATGTACCTGTCATGGATAGCGGCGGAGCTCTTCTTCCTCGGCGAAGCCCGTACGCGCAACGTGAAGGCCACTCTCGGCTGTCGCCTGGTAGATCCGAGGGGGAAGCTTAAACCATCCGAAGAGAAGAGGCACagtggcaaattcaagaatccgcAGGACACCTCGCATCCAATTTTGCTGATTGAAAAAAGCTATCTAGAAAGATCGGCCTATCTCAGGGACGATTCGTTCACTGTGCAGTGCACCATCACGGTGCTGAAGGAAATACCCGATCTGACAGCGATCTCGGTTAGGGGAATAATGGATGTGCCATCGTCCAACTTGCACGAGCACCTCGGCGAGCTCCTGAGGAGCGGGGCCGGAGCGGACGTCACGTTTCTTGTCTCCGGCGAGTCCTTCGCCGCGCACAAGGCCATACTCGCTGCAAGGTCCCCCGTGCTCATGGCCGAGTTCTTCGGGCAAATGAAGGAGAGGAGCTCTCGTGACGCGGAGGTCAAGGACATGGAGGCGGCTGTCTTCAAGGCCATGCTGCACTTCGTCTACACTGACACGGCGCCTGAGCTTGCTGACGAGAAGACGGAGACGGTGACGGCTATGGCTCAGCATCTGCTTGCTGCTGTTGACAGGTACGGGCTGGACAGGCTCAAGCTGATTTGTGAAGGCAGGCTCTCTGGCGGCATCAGCGTCGACACGGCGGCGACGACTCTGGCTCTCGCGGAGCAGCATAACTGTTCCCTGCTCAAGGCAAAGTGCTTGGAGTTTATAGTCAGAACTCCGGCGACTCTTGATGCTGTCATGGCGACGGACGGGTATGAGCATCTGGAGGCAAGCTGCCCCTTGGTGCTGCGCGAGCTACTCAAGTCCGCCCGTGGCAGAAAGCGTAGCTAG
- the LOC123153531 gene encoding BTB/POZ and MATH domain-containing protein 1-like yields MEDTTCTTNLTDVVRSVQLLTINSYSMTKTMDSDDGCIKSRWNVYGYDWEIHLYPAGLSNRSRMSLALKLVFVGEARTSSVRASLACQLVDPQGDLNPSKEERQAGTFKRAQDSSSPVFVMEMSALEKSAYLKDDSYTVQSTITVLKETPGSATSSVHGADVLPSSDLRRHLGELLRSEAGADVTFLVSGESFAAHKAVLASRSPVLMAEFFGETKDESSARVEVKDVEPEAFRSMLHFVYTDTAPELDQSPETVVVMARRLLAAADRYGLDRLKLICECKLSNGIGVDTAAATLALAEQRGCALLKAKCLEFIVSTPEILDAVMATEGYKELEASCPLVLRQLLKSARGRMCS; encoded by the coding sequence ATGGAAGATACTACCTGCACCACAAACCTCACGGACGTCGTGCGCTCGGTGCAGCTGCTCACGATCAATAGCTACTCCATGACCAAGACCATGGACAGCGACGACGGTTGCATCAAATCCAGGTGGAACGTCTACGGCTACGACTGGGAGATCCACCTGTATCCTGCAGGGCTGTCGAATCGATCCCGTATGTCTTTAGCCTTGAAGCTCGTCTTCGTCGGTGAAGCCCGTACGAGCAGCGTGAGGGCCAGCCTAGCCTGTCAGCTCGTAGATCCACAGGGGGACCTCAACCCCTCCAAAGAAGAGAGGCAAGCAGGGACATTCAAGCGCGCCCAGGACAGCTCGTCTCCCGTTTTCGTCATGGAAATGTCTGCTCTTGAAAAATCTGCCTATCTCAAAGATGATTCTTACACCGTGCAGTCCACCATCACCGTGCTCAAGGAGACACCCGGTTCAGCAACGAGCTCGGTTCATGGAGCGGACGTCCTCCCGTCCTCCGACCTGCGCCGGCACCTCGGCGAGCTCCTGCGGAGCGAGGCCGGAGCGGACGTCACGTTTCTTGTCTCCGGCGAGTCCTTCGCCGCGCACAAGGCCGTGCTCGCCTCAAGGTCTCCCGTGCTCATGGCCGAGTTCTTTGGGGAAACGAAGGATGAGAGCTCTGCCCGCGTCGAGGTCAAGGACGTGGAGCCGGAGGCATTTCGGTCCATGTTGCACTTTGTGTACACCGACACGGCGCCTGAACTGGATCAATCGCCGGAGACGGTTGTGGTTATGGCTCGGCGTCTGCTTGCAGCTGCTGACAGGTATGGGCTGGACAGGCTGAAGCTGATTTGTGAGTGCAAGCTCTCTAACGGCATTGGCGTCGACACGGCTGCGGCGACTCTGGCTCTGGCCGAGCAGCGTGGCTGTGCCCTGCTCAAGGCCAAGTGTTTGGAGTTCATCGTCAGCACTCCTGAGATCCTTGATGCGGTCATGGCGACGGAGGGGTATAAGGAACTGGAGGCAAGCTGCCCTTTGGTTCTGCGCCAGCTTCTCAAGTCTGCACGTGGAAGAATGTGTAGCTAG